In Sander vitreus isolate 19-12246 chromosome 4, sanVit1, whole genome shotgun sequence, the genomic stretch CCTGTTTGGGATCAAAAATGTTTCGCCCATTTACCATACATTACAATAAATGCACTTATTCGTTTTCTTACTGAGAGTTAGACGAGaagattttttgttttacatttttcagttaATTCACTAGGAATATCAGTCGTAGAGACTTAAAACGTGCTTGAATGAGGCAATCCATCACAGTGGACATCCTGTctacttttatttttgcaaCATTATGTGATTGTTGCGAGGTAATGCAGTGCACATTTTTCAAATCAATCCTTTAATTACTTCTTTAAGTCCTCTGAGCACTTTGTGTTGGTTTTGCTAcatccaattaaaaaaaactggattTCTATCTTTCTGTGTGTACACTGATTCTATAACATTAATTCATCAACAGCTGTGTTTGTCAGGACACAGGGTGCTAGGCGATATTAGCTGTGACTGATCAACACCACATGTGGATCATAACCTGGAAGATTTACTACCAGAACAGAGTCATGCCAAAGATCAGCCCtcagattttgtttttactggaTACTGGTTCTAAATGTCCAAAACTTTGAATGGTGTTAttcattaaaaaagagaaaattaacTACGTCAGTTTTAGATGATTCAGAAAAAACAGAATATGTGTTTATCAAACACTTACTCTGGTTTTCCTACGTCCAAGGTTTAAACTGCTTCTTCCTCTGGTTGATCTTGTTGGCATGGCTCCAGTAATGTGCTACACACCCTGATGGTCCCCATGAGTAATCATCAGTCACCACAATAGATCCAACAACACTAATTTGTGTCTTTCCTGTTTTGCCTTTACCTTTTCCCAGAGTTGACTCTGATTCATGCCTTCCTAACTGGCACAGTGCACCTACCACCCTGACATGGCTCTCTGTGGTCAGATACTGTTGGGATACAACGATTTCAGAGAGAGCCCGCTGAGGAAGAGATTGATTACTTCCTCTGTTGAGATTCCTCAGACAGAGAGGGTAAACCTTCATTGGAATTCCCCGTATAGGCTTCCTCCTCTGAGCAGTTACAGGCAGAAGATGCTAGTAATGGTAAAGTGGTTTGTTCTTTGGCTCCGGCTGTCCTAAATGTACATGAACTCTGCATGCGTTTTATAACCTTTACAGATATCAGGAACATAGATATCTGAAGGTGGTACAGCTGCAAAGCCTACATTTTGTAACTTCCCTGATCTACAAACTAAGCTTGCAGTGTTAACGGGTCTCTAACACACATTACATTAAACACTTACCAACTGTAATgtctagccatgcagatagttttggttttatttctcAGTGGTTTGATATATCTGGCTCTGAGATTTCTGCTTCCACCTGTGGCTATAGTCTACAGAACACGCTGCCAACACTTTTCATTGGGATGATTTCTTCTTTCGAAAATATTTCCACTGAAATATGTGTTTAAACTGTGTGCAATGTGAGTATGCAAACTATCTGCATGACTACACATCACTTGAGGTCATTTAAAAAGTAGaggaattatgtttttttcaaattcaacTCTTAACGCGACGGGGAACATATATGTGATCAATTCACATTTGATATTTTGAACAGCTTTGTTACTGGACAATATTTCAAAATACTCAACAAGAAGATTTTGTGTGCATTATTAATGAAAATACTTAAATGATTGTTAAGGTTGTGAAGCCATTGTGAAGGCATAGAAGAGAGCTACAtctatgtaaaaataaattttaTTTCAAAGTAGATTACAACATGTAatgaaaaagcaaacaaaatagTGTCCCACAAATGTGTCCTGTTGCACACAACTTCACAACACCAGCTCAAGTGGATGTACAGGTCTGTCCTCTTACATTTCATTCCTGAAAATGGTCTGCTGTAAGCTACAAGTCTGTTTGTGAACCAAGCTTCCCAAAATCTTTTTAGTTTCATCTTAAAGAACGATGCAAACTTGTATGAGTTTGTCTCATACCTTACCCAATACAGCTAAAGGGAGAGGCACCAACAGCATCGCTGTAACTCTGATTGATCCATTTGTCCAGCAGTCTGCTAATGCTTTGGTAATTTGACCTACAGATAACAGAAgacgttatttatttatttatgtatataaataaaccTTAACCAGCATCACACAACTTTGATAACACAGATGTGGTTATCATTTGTTGTCAGTTCATATATTGGAGAACTTCAAGTTCATCTAAAAGTAGCCTAAAAGGATATCCTTTTGGATTATGGATTGTGCCTTTTAAGAAATAATAGGAGCTTAGTATTATCAATGCTGCTCTCTGATAATAAACCTTTTAGTAATACAGAGCGGGTAATGTTGTATATATTCTATTGTCGGTAGATTTCAAACCGCTgtaaagtacaaataaacaaacttgTCCGATGTaactcatttcttttttaaatttgaacatATTTTGCCCCTTGTGAACAATTCCCTGAACATGTTTGtcattcaaatgaaaagaaCATATAGCAGCTGTATGCTCTAATTTGAAAGTCAgaagttaattttttttactatgACATTAGTTAGTGTCCTGGAACGAGTGACTGTATCTTCAGGTTTTGGTGCCAATCCTCCTCTCATACAGGGTAAAGTGACTAATGAGCCAAACCAAAACTTCAGAGTAGTCCTCAAAGACTGAGATGCTTCCAGACTCTAGGAATGGTTGGTGGAGGTTTCCTCCAAAGTCTGCTCTGAAAAGTCGATCCAATCCTACTCAGACAGTTTCATCGCCGACTTATTTGTCTCGCACTGCTTCCATGCATTTTCACACAGTCTCGTTTGTCTTTCACCTGTGAACAAAGAGGGAAATTACTGTCACGTATCTACAGGAAATATTTTTGACCTAAACACAATTTCTAAGTTCAGATGTTTTGATGTACTTTCCTAAGAGCATAATAATATCCATTAAAATCCATTTGTTTTCCTTTAAAGGATATCATGCACTGGATAGGCaccaataaacaaacaaaatcccAACATGGAGATTTTAACAATGGACCCGTCCATTTTACTGAGATTGTACAGTTACAGATTATTACAATTGGAACCCTTAAATCGGattaaatgtaacaataaatgctggaataaaaTAGCCTACCATATACACATTCATTCTGGTTGTGACAGAATAATGACAATAGGCCTATATGACAGCACTAACTGGCTACTGCTGCCAACCTGTCCAGGAGAactacattctttttttttggtcccTTGTCTTTccacaaagatacacacactgtaatccATGAATGAATACCTTTTCAGAAATATTATGGTTTTCTTGGACATTCGGCACACAAATGATCAATCAAGTAGCTCacgttttatttaaataatccaACCCTACATTTTGCAATCGGCAACACACACTTGGACCCCTCACAGCGTATTTTGCAGGAACGATAATGCAGGAATAACAGGCGGGCGGACGTATAATAAAAGTATAAACGGGGCTGTGTGTTACGCTTGCCAATgagaaagacatttaaaaatagcCTAGTGTTTTTCTGAGAGCAAAGGGCATATTTACTGAATATTTTACCCCTTTCCGTTGGTTGCTGAGGCAGAATGTGCAGATATTCCGAGGCTGTTTGCATTCTCTACCCCCCTTCACCTCCTTGTAGACAGCACTGAGGCAAGGCTGTCCGTCCTCCCTCCCGTCCCCGACCACAAGAACGTTGGCTAAGTGAGAGATATAGCTGGACGCCAGGCGCAGCGTCTCGATTTTGGAGAGTTTTCTGTCCACCGGTTCCGTAGGGATGAGTGTCCGCAGCGCCGTGAAGGCCGTGTTGACGTTCTGGGTCCGGTGTCTCTCCCTGGCGTTAGCGGTGTTCCGATGCGGCACCACGACGCCGGACTCCCGCCTATAACTGTCCCGCGGAATCCCGCAGCAGCCGTAGCCCTGGTCGGTACTGCCGTCGCTCTCGCTGCGGTTCCCCTCTTCGTCGTCCGACATCAAGGTCAGGTCAGCGGGGTAAGAGAAGGGATGCGTCGACACCGGCCTTAGCATAGTGAAAGCCATCATATGTAGGCAAGTGTTTCCCAGGGGAAAGCCAATCCCTTATTTTCAAGTAGAAAACAGCAGCATGCAGACAAGAGCCGTGCGTAAACTTAGCTGTAACTCGGAGGTTTAGACAGCAGGAGTCCCCAGTTAGTTTTGACACTTGCCCATAGGATGGTCCAGTGTGATAGTCATCGTGTCAGGGAGGGTCTTTATAGCAACTAAAGTAGCCCCTCAGCTGCATGAGGAGGGGTGGGGCACATGCGGGGCTACCATCCTCCCAAATGTTTTGGTCCTAAAAGTCACAGGCATCTGTTGAGTATGGCGAGATGTGAACAGCTTCAACAAAATGAGCCATTCGTTTTTATGAGTGGAGATCCATTTGTAAAAACTGGAACTTCAGGGACAAAATGACACACATTCACTTTGGAACCATAGTTTGGTGAccttcacatgcacacaaagctCAATGGTTCACTGAATGGTTTGATGACAATAAAAATGCTGTGGAAAAATAGTGCAACATAACTGAGAACATGTACTGTGGCTCAGGAAGTAGACCTTCCATCATCCACTAATCAGAAGGTcagtggttcgatccctggcccctgGAGTCTACATATCGAAGTgcccttgggcaagacactaaACCCCGAATTGctgtatgtgtgaatgtttatctctTTATGAGCAGGTGGCACATTGGATGGCAGCTCtgccatcagtgtgtgtgtgtgtgtgtgtgtcatgcgcTTGTGGgtatgtaaatgtttgtatcATAAAGAGGCATACTACTCTCCCTACAGCAAATAGAAACAATGTAGACAGTCACTGCGTTAGATTTAGCTAGAGGCATCTGATTCACTAATGCTATTTTCTAGATTAAACTGCCCAACAGCAAATAAAATAGTTAAGTAGttaatagtagtagtaagtaCTAGTTGTGGTTAGTAAGTATTGGTAGTAGGTAAGTTTTAGTtaactttttgtacttttacataGAAACACTTTGAATGCAGGATTATTGCtgcttttactgaagtaaaggatcttaTATAAttctgctataattattatgaatcatatttcttcatatctgtatatctgtatcagtgtctctgtgtcccaactggcagcggcagatggccgcctaccaagagtctgggtctgtccaaggtttctgcctgtttaaaggaagttGTTCCTCGTCACGGCCGCacaaaatgcttgctcttggggggaattgttgggtctttgtaaattatagtgtgttcTAGACTtactttatctgtaaagtgtcctgcgataactcctgttatgatttgacataTAACTAAAATGAATTTGAAATTGAATACGTCTTCCACCAATAGCTGTAAATCGTATGCTAGAGTCTGCACACTGAGAGATGTCCGTAGGGCTCTCCATTACCATCATCCAAACACCCACTGAGGGAATATCTTTTGTAAGATGCTTTTCATCGCTCCTCTGTGTCCCCAGAAGTTtcctgaaataaacaaatagacCTGGAAGTGTTAATGGGCATATGGCTTGAGATGTCATAAGGCTTTTGTGACTTATGGCCTTGTACCTTGCAGACATTTTATGCAGGTCAGAATTTCCTCTTAAAATTTCCTTTCAAAATCTGTTTCAGATACACCAGTCTCTCCACCCTTTTTTTATCCATTTTCAGGCAACAGTTAGAGAGTTGTGAAGTTGAGAATGTGAATTTGAATGTGGCATGCTTTTGCAGTCTGATTTCAGGAGTATAATAGGGGGTTCACATGGCAATATATTTCAAAACCtttcatggattttttttagggctgtcagcgttaacgcgttaatcgcaatgcgattaagggccgactcattcattttttttaatcgcatgccgg encodes the following:
- the LOC144516345 gene encoding transcription factor 15-like, giving the protein MMAFTMLRPVSTHPFSYPADLTLMSDDEEGNRSESDGSTDQGYGCCGIPRDSYRRESGVVVPHRNTANARERHRTQNVNTAFTALRTLIPTEPVDRKLSKIETLRLASSYISHLANVLVVGDGREDGQPCLSAVYKEVKGGRECKQPRNICTFCLSNQRKGVKDKRDCVKMHGSSARQISRR